TTCATCATGCCACTTGGCTAATTGTGTCTAGACATTAGATAACAGAGGGAAGTTAGCACTGGACGATTAAACCTACGATTTTCCACTTCCCAGTTGACTAGTGCATGCAGCGTAGAGGATTGATTCCCGTGTGAAGGATACAAAATGAAGAAGACACATCGGAGAAGCTAGTTTCTGCATCGCAGCAACCAGAATACCATTTTAGGTACCTGTGGATCAATCAATGTCATTAGTCAAACCATTTTGTACTATTCACCCAGGGGAAAGACATTGAAGCTATGCAACTACACAACATTTTATGATTCAAACAGTAAACATTAGCTTCGTCATAAGGAAATTATATAAAAACACCAAGTTGAATCATCTCGGCATTACTGGGAAGAAAACAGCAATAGAAACATATGTTATTAGTAGGTAATTCGTGGGGTAGTGGCACACTTTAAacttctactccctccatttctaaatataatcccctttagagatttcaatacagactacgtacggatgtatatagacatattttagagtgtagattcactcattttgctccgtatgtagtccatattggaatctctaaaaggtcttatatttaggaaaGAAGCAAGTACTATTAGCACATTCTCCAGTATTTTCTCCATCTGCTCTCAATAGAGGCCAACAGACCAACCGTTCAGAACTTTAGATACCTCCTAGGCCCCTACACAAGCATAATTTAGTTCAATTATTATACAACGAATTTGTCAATCTTGGATACAGAAGCAGAATTTGTGACAAAAACTAAGCTAAACCAGACACCACAAGGATTTTTTTCCCAGATCATAAGAATTACATAAACACAACACCAACATGGGGAAAGAACACTAACGAACGCCATTGGTATATGTTGAAGTGATCAAGCAGCAAAGGAAAAATTGGGACAGAACACTACAGCACAAGATCACTATATGTTGAAGAGATATCAAATTTCAAATTAATTGTACCTCTAGCATAGACACTTTCAAATGGGTGATGATGAACCCTGTTGCTGGGTACGTCAAGTTTCCTGAATTGCAATGACTCAAGCTGGACCGTGAAGACACCATCAGCCGCCAACAGGATCACCACATTATTTTCCTCTGCAAACCCTATTACCCTAAGGGGCCTCCTTCTCTCCTTCTCTGAATTCAGGGAAAGTAGCTTATCCAATTCAACAGTTCTTCCCATCCCCCATGATGCAATACCATCATAATCAGTTTTCCTCTTCCACAATTTGGCGGTAAAGCCTGACACAGAGAGTAAACCCAGCCCGCCACCCTCAGCCCGCATAAGCGTGAAGTCAATCTTCGCTTCAGATATATCCACAGGCACTTGTATCACACCTAAGCTCTGCCTCTCCAAATCAAACTCGAGAATAGTATAGGAACCAACAGCAAGACGCCAGTAAAGGGAATTCCCAACCAGCACAGCCGGCATGCCCAACAAAGACATGGTGTAATAGGAATAAAGATTCCTATATTCCTTGGATGGAATCGATGTAAAGATGATATTACCCCATAAGCCAGTCTCTGAGCAGTAAACGCAGACAATGGCTCGTGTATTTTGATCGTCGGCCTCTAACAAGACCACCTGGAAGTGGTGGTCCTCGTCGGCTGCACGAAGCACAGCCCCCTGGATCGGGTTTGCAATCACATTGAACCAATGGGGAATGGCAATGTGGTGCTGGTCGCCGGTGACGGGATCCCACACAATGACTCGCCTCTTCCATTTGTTGGAGATGAGCACGAGGCCATGGCAGCAGCCGAGGACAGAGCAGAGCAATCTGTGGTCGAGCTGCAAGGAGAAGCGTCCGGCGGGGACACGATCGGGGGAATCCATGGAAGGTGTGAAGGAGATGCCTTTCGGGTCGTGGGTGAAGCAGCCGATAAGGGGAGGGCTGTGTCGGTGGTGGCGGCGGAAGCGACGGACGAAGCCGGGGTCGGAGACGAGGAGGAGCCAGCGCTTGCAGACGGCGGATGCGCGGGGGAGTGAGGAAGGCTCCGGGGGGAGGCGGAGGAGGATCTCCGAGAGGAGGTCGTCGTCTTCCAGCGGCCCAGCCACCGGCAagggggcacggcggcggcggcggctggccgTCATCTCGGCCTCTAGGGTTGTGGTGGACTCGAACCCTCAGGCCAGTGAACTGCGGGATGGTGACACTGGAGTGAAGCAGCCCAGTGTGGCAGCCATCAAGTGCGATGCAAGCGATGAAGCCCAACACGTTTTTCTCTGAACAAAAGGCCGAGATAATTCAATTCGGAGCCCGGCTCATCTAGAATCCCTAAAAAAAATCTACAGCCAATGGACAATAAAATAGCagattttttttaataaaatatctaacttttttttgttATCCAAGAAGCTCAAAGGCATGATATTTATGCAGTATTTCAAGGTGTTTGGACATTTGAGGCGCTCATGGAAAAAAATAGACAAAATCAGCTGCAAATAGTGTTGTTTTCAAAAGTTTCTCACACACccgaaatttgtcttttttgccatGAGCTTTTCGTATGTCAAAACTTCCCAAATTTTGCACAGGCACCACACACTTGAGCATCTGGCACCATAAAAAAATAATCGGATGATTTTAAATTGTTTTGCGATTTAAAATGATTTTACCGTTTACACCCTGACTCATCTGGGCCTGGGTGCAGAATAGTCGCACTCGAGATAACTTGGAATTCCTATGTATTCTGGAAAATCCTTAGGGTTGTATATTAAATAAAATCATGTAGCTGGATAATGGGAGTAACGACATAGGAGACTAGTGTGGACCTTTCCACGACAGTTGGGAAGGTCATCCTGCCTGTGGTTTCCGTTTGTCGACAGCCTCGATACATGTCATTGCCATCCTCGGCTCCAGTTGTCGCTCGACGTGGATCAAATCAGACATGAGATGTTATCATTGGTATTTTTTGCTCGCCGATGGTTTGCAAATGGTGAAATGTTATCAGTAATGGACCATGGAGGACTTTTATCGGCAATTTTCTTCAAAACCACGAGTGGCGGGATTAGGGGGTCAGTGATGGCCTAATCTATGGGAGTGTTTATTTTGATCGGTGAATGAAACAATTCCTAAGATTTTTTTCCTACGGGGAACGAAGCAATTATGGGTTTCAGGTGGCATAGTACGAACACTGAAAAGACTGAGAATCAGACATATTAAACAAAATCAGGGGAAAATGAACACATTTAAGTGCCACATTGGAAGGCGGTACGCCGTTGTAATTTGTTTTTACTTTTTGGCAAGCTGGTTGTACTACAATTGGAGTACTTTGTAAAGCGCACAAGGCACGAAACAAGTCCGAAACCAAATTTAGCAGATTAGAATGGATTCATCGAGGTGGACTCGGCCTTCATTGTGGCCAAACTCAACGTAACTGCTCAGCTAGGACTAGAGATCAAGGGTTAGGTGGTGACTAAATACAAGAACTCCATGTAGAGACatgcaactacaaccaagttccCCTAGGCAAAATTAGCACAACCAACGCGTTGCCCTATTACTAGATACCATCTTTACCTCTTTATCTTTATCTTTACCTAATGATAATAAAAGGGCTATTGCTTCTTACCAACGTAATTTCGTCCGTTTTCTTTTTTGAAGGCAAAGCAAAGCTTTATAGATTAACGGCGCTCGGACATATCCCCGAGACACAAGCAGCCACAGCGGGCGGTACATTAGAGTTCCACTCCATACAAACACTATGTCAGCACATACCGCCGATCTGGGCTAATTCATGTGCTGCAGAATTTGCAGTGCCCCTACATGGGATCACGCTACATTTCGAGAACCACATCTTGAACTGGAACTTCAGATCTTCAATGATCGCAGCATACTGTGAGGAATCAGCTATTCGGACGTTCATAGCATCAGCTAGCAACCGCGAGTCAGTTTCAAAAACGACCCGTGTGGCACCCAGCTACGTCGCAGTCGTGATTGCCGCCGCCAACGCGTTAACTTTGGCCCCAAACGCATCCAATGCTTGGTCCTGGCGCCCAGCGCGAGCAACCACCACTCGGCCATTGATATCACGAGCCACCACACCCCATCCACTAATGAACTGTCCAGGAGTGAATGCCCCATCAAGATTAAATTTGAGCATATCAGCTTCAGGTGGCCGCCATTTCCCCAAGGGCGTTCTTTGCTTCTCTGGTGCAAACACTTGTTCATACTCCATTGCAGTACTTCCGACCCGCCTTAGACCTCCGGAACCTGCAACGGCAACTGTCCTTCACGGATTTTGTTGCGCTGGTTCCACCATTGCCACCAGAAGATTATAATTAGGACCCTTTTCTTCTCGTCCAACTCCCAGAGCTGGTCTAGCATCGCATGTACACCTGTGATCTTTTCCAGCCGCATGCGTTCTTTTTCCAGTCCTAGTTCACGCCACACTTCTTTAGCCCATTTGCACTTGACGAAGAGGTGTCCACCATCCTCTTTCCCATTACCGCAAAAGAAGCAGCAAGCTTTCTCTAGCTGTACTCCTCTCGTCTCCAAGTTTAGACAAAGGGCCAGAGCTTCGTGTTTTATACGCCATACGAAGCACAGCCCCCTGGATCGGGTTTGCAATCACATTGAACCAATGGGGAATGGCAATGTGGTGCTGGTCGCCGGTGACGGGATCCCACACAACGACTCGCCTCTTCCATTTGTTGGAGATGAGCATGAGGCCATGGCAGCAGCCGAGGACAGAGCAGAGCAATCTGTGGTCGAGCTGCAAGGAGAAGCGTCCGGCGGGGACACGATCGGGGGAATCCATGGAAGGTGTGAAGGAGATGCCTTTCGGGTCGTGGGTGAAGCAGCCGATAAGGGGAGGGCTGTGTCGGTGGTGGCGGCGGAAGCGACGGACGAAGCCGGGGTCGGAGACGAGGAGGAGCCAGCGCTTGCAGACGGCGGATGCGCGGGGGAGTGAGGAAGGCTCCGGGGGGAGGCGGAGGAGGATCTCCGAGAGGAGGTCGTCGTCTTCCAGCGGCCCAGCCACCGGCAagggggcacggcggcggcggcggctggccgTCATCTCGGCCTCTAGGGTTGTGGTGGACTCGAACCCTCAGGCCAGTGAACTGCGGGATGGTGACACTGGAGTGAAGCAGCCCAGTGTGGCAGCCATCAAGTGCGATGCAAGCGATGAAGCCCAACACGTTTTTCTCTGAACAAAAGGCCGAGATAATTCAATTCGGAGCCCGGCTCATCTAGAATCCCTAAAAAAAATCTACAGCCAATGGACAATAAAATAGCagattttttttaataaaatatctaacttttttttgttATCCAAGAAGCTCAAAGGCATGATATTTATGCAGTATTTCAAGGTGTTTGGACATTTGAGGCGCTCATGGAAAAAAATAGACAAAATCAGCTGCAAATAGTGTTGTTTTCAAAAGTTTCTCACACACccgaaatttgtcttttttgccatGAGCTTTTCGTATGTCAAAACTTCCCAAATTTTGCACAGGCACCACGCACTTGAGCATCTGGCACCATAAAAAAATAATCGGATGATTTTAAATTGTTTTGCGATTTAAAATGATTTTACCGTTCACACCCTGACTCATCTGGGCCTGGGTGCAGAATAGTCGCACTCGAGATA
The sequence above is a segment of the Aegilops tauschii subsp. strangulata cultivar AL8/78 chromosome 6, Aet v6.0, whole genome shotgun sequence genome. Coding sequences within it:
- the LOC120967327 gene encoding F-box protein At5g07610-like, which produces MTASRRRRRAPLPVAGPLEDDDLLSEILLRLPPEPSSLPRASAVCKRWLLLVSDPGFVRRFRRHHRHSPPLIGCFTHDPKGISFTPSMDSPDRVPAGRFSLQLDHRLLCSVLGCCHGLVLISNKWKRRVIVWDPVTGDQHHIAIPHWFNVIANPIQGAVLRAADEDHHFQVVLLEADDQNTRAIVCVYCSETGLWGNIIFTSIPSKEYRNLYSYYTMSLLGMPAVLVGNSLYWRLAVGSYTILEFDLERQSLGVIQVPVDISEAKIDFTLMRAEGGGLGLLSVSGFTAKLWKRKTDYDGIASWGMGRTVELDKLLSLNSEKERRRPLRVIGFAEENNVVILLAADGVFTVQLESLQFRKLDVPSNRVHHHPFESVYARGT
- the LOC109752238 gene encoding putative F-box/kelch-repeat protein At3g17540; translated protein: MTASRRRRRAPLPVAGPLEDDDLLSEILLRLPPEPSSLPRASAVCKRWLLLVSDPGFVRRFRRHHRHSPPLIGCFTHDPKGISFTPSMDSPDRVPAGRFSLQLDHRLLCSVLGCCHGLMLISNKWKRRVVVWDPVTGDQHHIAIPHWFNVIANPIQGAVLRMAYKTRSSGPLSKLGDERSTARESLLLLLR